Proteins from a single region of Halorubrum sp. 2020YC2:
- a CDS encoding Ig-like domain repeat protein, producing the protein MRDVTAAVAVALLVALAGCGGLGGAGPPGAPPPSIESVSAPDSLGHDERATVEATVRWEGLAGDADGSADGDGGSADEAGANATLDPVRVGVRVGNRTLLAENRSVPANGSMAVTAEVDAAALDPGEHELSVTVGEAAATRTVIVEEARAATFAVSEVDAPERVAYGEDLSVAATVRNAGDLAGNQTVAVRYGTGATANRTVALDGGAEARVSVSLADVQLDGGDHPLVVATANRTRERTVTLVHPSPYEKTTLRLHVDDGAVDRNVSGVVAAATGYWERTDERYLGYPVEYERTADADRADVVLRFDRVERCGVEETNETRYFGCADLLVDEPRTPMTATVDPRISDAEMNATIVHELGHVQGLEHGEEPVGLMSATSTVATHRPVTVHLRADDGSVPRRVEEEVAAALDHFATRDDLAGSDGFAWEFVDSAREAHVQITYDDRGEVCFADGGGSCTVDGEYYGQQDVRLERVDDEVVAWHVGASFAPVLLEEVPLELTRETDRREREAWPE; encoded by the coding sequence ATGCGAGACGTCACCGCCGCCGTGGCCGTCGCCCTGCTCGTCGCGCTCGCCGGCTGCGGCGGACTGGGAGGAGCGGGACCGCCCGGAGCGCCGCCACCGTCGATCGAGTCCGTCTCCGCGCCCGACTCGCTCGGCCACGACGAGCGGGCGACGGTCGAGGCCACGGTGCGGTGGGAGGGACTCGCCGGCGACGCGGACGGCTCGGCGGACGGCGACGGCGGCTCGGCTGACGAGGCGGGTGCGAACGCGACGCTCGACCCGGTCCGAGTCGGGGTCCGGGTCGGTAATCGGACGCTGCTCGCGGAGAACCGGTCCGTGCCGGCGAACGGATCGATGGCGGTGACGGCCGAGGTCGACGCCGCGGCGCTCGATCCGGGGGAACACGAGCTTTCGGTGACGGTCGGTGAGGCGGCCGCGACGCGGACGGTCATCGTCGAGGAGGCGCGGGCGGCGACGTTCGCCGTCTCCGAGGTCGACGCGCCGGAGCGCGTGGCGTACGGCGAGGACCTGTCGGTCGCCGCGACCGTGAGGAACGCCGGCGACCTGGCGGGCAACCAGACCGTCGCGGTCCGGTACGGTACCGGGGCGACAGCGAACCGAACGGTCGCGCTCGACGGCGGGGCGGAGGCGCGCGTGTCCGTCTCGCTGGCGGACGTACAGCTCGACGGCGGCGACCACCCGCTCGTCGTCGCGACCGCGAACCGGACGCGGGAGCGGACCGTGACCCTGGTCCACCCGAGCCCGTACGAGAAGACGACGCTCCGGCTCCACGTCGACGACGGCGCGGTCGACCGGAACGTCTCCGGCGTCGTCGCGGCCGCGACGGGCTACTGGGAGCGGACCGACGAGCGTTACCTCGGCTACCCGGTCGAATACGAGCGGACGGCGGACGCGGACCGGGCGGACGTCGTCCTGCGGTTCGACCGCGTGGAGCGGTGCGGCGTGGAGGAGACCAACGAGACGCGGTACTTCGGCTGCGCGGACCTCCTCGTCGACGAGCCGCGGACGCCGATGACCGCGACCGTCGACCCCCGAATCTCCGACGCGGAGATGAACGCGACGATCGTCCACGAACTCGGTCACGTTCAGGGACTCGAACACGGCGAGGAGCCCGTCGGGCTCATGAGCGCGACGAGCACGGTCGCGACGCACCGACCGGTGACGGTCCACCTGCGCGCCGACGACGGGAGCGTCCCGAGACGCGTCGAAGAGGAGGTGGCCGCCGCGCTCGACCACTTCGCGACGCGCGACGACCTCGCCGGGAGCGACGGGTTCGCGTGGGAGTTCGTCGACAGCGCGCGGGAGGCGCACGTCCAGATCACCTACGACGACCGCGGCGAGGTGTGCTTCGCGGACGGCGGCGGGTCCTGTACGGTCGACGGCGAGTACTACGGCCAGCAGGACGTGCGGCTGGAGAGGGTGGACGACGAGGTGGTCGCGTGGCACGTCGGCGCCTCGTTCGCGCCGGTACTGTTGGAAGAGGTGCCGCTGGAACTCACGCGCGAGACGGACCGGCGGGAGCGCGAGGCGTGGCCGGAGTGA
- a CDS encoding PAS domain-containing protein, with protein sequence MTLRRDALAAVDAGRGSFRTAVSALLDDHGLAVGRPPTPVDHPADRSEREALLVDRVRALDDLPIGLTLTGPAYRDTPIVYVNRWFRERTGYALDELRGRNPRLFQGPAAGEAARADFREALSTWSEVTVELRNRRRDGTPFANRVSLRPLSGDAGTITHWIAAQEPRPIDARAGVEDGTPVE encoded by the coding sequence GTGACGCTTCGACGCGACGCCCTCGCGGCGGTCGACGCCGGCCGCGGCTCGTTCCGGACCGCCGTCTCGGCGCTGCTCGACGACCACGGCCTCGCGGTCGGGCGACCGCCGACGCCGGTCGACCACCCCGCCGACCGATCGGAGCGCGAGGCGCTCCTCGTCGACCGCGTCCGGGCGCTCGACGACCTCCCGATCGGGCTCACCCTCACCGGACCGGCGTACCGCGACACCCCGATCGTCTACGTCAACCGCTGGTTCCGCGAGCGGACCGGCTACGCGCTCGACGAACTGCGAGGCCGGAACCCCAGACTGTTTCAGGGGCCCGCCGCCGGCGAGGCGGCCCGCGCGGACTTCCGTGAGGCCCTGTCGACCTGGTCCGAGGTCACCGTCGAACTCCGCAACCGGCGCCGGGACGGGACGCCGTTCGCGAACCGGGTCTCGCTGCGACCGCTGTCCGGGGACGCGGGGACGATCACGCACTGGATCGCCGCGCAGGAGCCGAGACCGATCGACGCGCGGGCGGGAGTCGAGGACGGGACCCCTGTGGAGTGA
- the crtI gene encoding phytoene desaturase family protein: MPTKPDADLSDEPLAGESIAVVGAGFGGLSAASYLADAGADVTVFERNEHPGGYAGRIERDGFRIDTGPSWYLMPEVFDRFFETFGRSTDDYYDLIELDPLYDVVWKDGDRASMPADRAGQKALFESYESGAGDVLDEYLADAAEAYELGMDRFVYPSRSRLRDMVDADVLRSGRALPKLREMDDYVSDYFDSEKLRQIAEYKLVFLGGSPYNTPAIYTLMSHVDMNLGVYHPTGGIASVVDAMADLARELGVSIRTSEPVTAIEPSVPAATPKFTVETERRGGDGDPAATAGSSTRFDRVVANAPPPHVERDLLPAGTVDRESYWESRTYAPSAYLSYIGVEGDVDLEHHTLVFPTDWRPHFDDIFDEPGWPDDPAYYVHVPSKTDPEAAPDGHEAVFLLVPLAAGLEDDPETRERFRELVFDDLAEHAGVDFRDRIVFEETACVDDFRQQFNAPRGTALALSHTLEQTGPLRPAHRAPGVDGLYYVGAYTNPGIGMPMCLLSGEHVAEAVVEDATGSGVLPSVVPTSTLR, from the coding sequence ATGCCTACCAAACCGGACGCGGACCTGTCGGACGAGCCGCTCGCCGGGGAGTCGATCGCGGTCGTCGGCGCCGGCTTCGGCGGGCTCTCCGCGGCCAGTTACCTGGCCGACGCCGGAGCGGACGTGACGGTGTTCGAGCGGAACGAACACCCGGGCGGGTACGCCGGACGGATCGAGCGCGACGGGTTCCGGATCGACACCGGCCCGTCGTGGTACCTCATGCCGGAGGTGTTCGACCGCTTCTTCGAGACGTTCGGGCGCTCGACCGACGACTACTACGACCTGATCGAATTAGACCCGCTGTACGACGTGGTCTGGAAGGACGGCGACCGCGCGTCGATGCCGGCCGACCGCGCGGGGCAGAAGGCGCTGTTCGAGTCGTACGAGTCGGGCGCCGGCGACGTGCTCGACGAGTACCTCGCTGACGCGGCGGAGGCGTACGAACTCGGCATGGACCGGTTCGTCTACCCGAGCCGCTCGCGGCTGCGGGACATGGTCGACGCCGACGTGCTCCGGTCGGGCCGCGCGCTCCCGAAGCTCCGGGAGATGGACGACTACGTGAGCGACTACTTCGACAGCGAGAAGCTCCGCCAGATCGCGGAGTACAAACTCGTCTTCCTCGGCGGCTCGCCGTACAACACGCCCGCCATCTACACGCTGATGAGCCACGTCGACATGAACCTCGGCGTCTACCACCCGACCGGCGGGATCGCGAGCGTCGTCGACGCGATGGCCGACCTCGCGCGGGAGCTCGGAGTCTCGATCCGGACGAGCGAGCCGGTGACCGCGATCGAGCCGTCGGTGCCGGCCGCGACTCCGAAGTTCACCGTCGAGACGGAGCGGCGGGGGGGCGATGGCGACCCGGCCGCGACGGCGGGGTCGAGCACGCGCTTCGACCGCGTCGTGGCGAACGCGCCGCCGCCGCACGTCGAGCGCGACCTCCTCCCCGCGGGGACGGTCGACCGCGAGTCGTACTGGGAGTCCCGGACGTACGCGCCCTCGGCGTACCTCTCGTACATCGGCGTCGAGGGCGACGTCGACTTGGAGCACCACACGCTGGTGTTCCCGACGGACTGGCGGCCCCACTTCGACGACATCTTCGACGAGCCGGGGTGGCCGGACGACCCCGCCTACTACGTCCACGTCCCCTCGAAGACTGACCCCGAGGCGGCGCCCGACGGCCACGAGGCGGTCTTCCTGCTCGTCCCGCTCGCGGCCGGGTTGGAGGACGACCCGGAGACCCGCGAGCGGTTCCGCGAACTGGTGTTCGACGACCTGGCCGAACACGCCGGCGTCGACTTCCGCGACCGGATCGTCTTCGAGGAGACCGCCTGCGTCGACGACTTCCGGCAGCAGTTCAACGCGCCCCGGGGTACCGCGCTGGCGCTGTCGCACACGCTCGAACAGACGGGGCCGCTCCGCCCCGCGCACCGCGCGCCCGGCGTCGACGGGCTCTACTACGTCGGGGCGTACACCAACCCCGGCATCGGGATGCCGATGTGCCTGCTCAGCGGCGAGCACGTCGCGGAGGCCGTCGTCGAGGACGCGACCGGGAGCGGCGTGCTCCCGTCCGTCGTGCCGACGTCGACGCTGCGGTGA
- a CDS encoding metal-dependent hydrolase, translating into MPSTVVHAGFALLLAAGLLGAYYDRRALAVLLVVLVLPEADSFLGVIMEGAHRTVGHNFVLPAAAALALYYDTRVREESWIRERLSPRWIAVAWVALFVHVFAHVALDWTHLDGVNAFWPLRDRFFALDGEVLYSTADGFVQTFVDVRVDPETGSRAVDAGAGGTSESVHVDNPVQPRDPDLNVEEPVDRRFPVANTGWRLYLIGLGLFALGARRLQGDGVGEDA; encoded by the coding sequence ATGCCCTCGACGGTCGTTCACGCCGGGTTCGCGCTGCTGCTCGCGGCGGGGCTGCTCGGGGCGTACTACGACCGGCGGGCGCTCGCGGTCCTGCTCGTCGTCCTCGTGCTCCCGGAGGCCGACAGCTTCCTCGGGGTGATCATGGAGGGCGCGCACCGCACGGTGGGACACAACTTCGTCCTCCCCGCGGCCGCCGCGCTGGCGCTGTACTACGACACCCGCGTCCGGGAGGAGTCGTGGATCCGCGAGCGGCTCTCCCCCCGGTGGATCGCGGTCGCGTGGGTCGCGCTCTTCGTCCACGTCTTCGCGCACGTCGCGCTGGACTGGACGCACCTCGACGGCGTGAACGCGTTCTGGCCCCTCCGCGACCGCTTTTTCGCCCTCGACGGAGAGGTACTGTACTCGACGGCCGACGGGTTCGTCCAGACGTTCGTCGACGTGCGGGTCGACCCGGAGACGGGGTCGCGGGCGGTCGACGCGGGCGCGGGCGGGACCAGCGAGTCGGTCCACGTCGACAACCCGGTCCAGCCGCGCGACCCCGACCTCAACGTCGAGGAGCCGGTCGACCGGCGGTTCCCGGTCGCGAACACCGGCTGGCGGCTCTACCTGATCGGCTTGGGGCTGTTCGCGCTCGGCGCGCGGCGGCTTCAGGGGGACGGCGTCGGGGAGGACGCCTGA
- a CDS encoding sensor domain-containing protein has protein sequence MVSLRPLAALPVVGVLADGRTYRHLLYLLIAVPLGSLYSGIGSFALVFGLLLSVVLVGVGLLIAAVVGSRLVAGLERWLANRLLGTDLVAVDDLPAAAADGDAGAVATVRAYLSAPSTWRGLGFVSLKFWVTVAAFVPLAVLASALPLVAAPVRYPYETTLGEVNGEPAVWAIDTAPEAALAVGAGVVGLLVGLHLTNLIAGGARLMAVALLGDEAGSEACEKPDGRGSDDAGSAHSDGVDGDSRADDDARGDRD, from the coding sequence ATGGTCTCCCTCCGACCGCTCGCCGCTCTCCCAGTCGTCGGCGTGCTAGCCGACGGCCGCACGTATCGCCACCTGCTGTACCTGCTGATCGCGGTGCCGCTGGGATCCCTCTACTCGGGAATCGGATCGTTCGCTCTCGTGTTCGGGCTCCTCCTCTCGGTCGTCCTCGTCGGAGTTGGCCTCCTGATCGCGGCCGTCGTCGGCTCGCGGCTGGTCGCCGGGCTCGAACGGTGGCTCGCGAACCGACTGCTCGGCACCGATCTGGTCGCGGTGGACGACCTCCCGGCCGCCGCGGCCGACGGCGACGCGGGCGCGGTCGCGACGGTCCGGGCCTACCTGTCGGCGCCGTCGACGTGGCGCGGGCTCGGCTTCGTCTCGCTGAAGTTCTGGGTCACGGTGGCGGCGTTCGTGCCGCTCGCCGTCCTCGCGAGCGCGCTCCCGCTCGTGGCCGCGCCGGTCCGGTACCCGTACGAGACGACGCTCGGCGAGGTGAACGGCGAGCCCGCGGTGTGGGCAATCGATACGGCGCCCGAGGCCGCGCTCGCGGTCGGGGCGGGGGTCGTCGGCCTGCTCGTCGGACTCCACCTCACGAACCTGATCGCGGGCGGCGCCCGGCTGATGGCCGTCGCGCTGCTCGGTGACGAGGCCGGCTCGGAGGCGTGCGAAAAGCCTGACGGCCGCGGCTCTGACGACGCCGGATCGGCCCACAGCGACGGGGTCGACGGCGACAGCCGCGCCGATGACGACGCTCGCGGCGACCGCGACTGA
- a CDS encoding zinc ribbon domain-containing protein has product MPSDDSETEYSVFDDEPAENETDDRGTPDARADERPASLGGDGGDGCPKCGGTETETDEIATSGTGLTKMFDVQNRKFLVVSCADCGYSELYKGQSSGNAIDFFLG; this is encoded by the coding sequence ATGCCCTCCGACGACAGCGAGACGGAGTACTCCGTCTTTGACGACGAACCGGCCGAAAACGAGACCGACGACCGCGGTACCCCCGACGCACGGGCCGACGAGCGCCCCGCCTCCCTCGGCGGTGACGGCGGGGACGGCTGTCCGAAGTGCGGCGGCACCGAGACGGAGACCGACGAGATAGCCACCAGCGGGACGGGACTCACCAAGATGTTCGACGTCCAGAACCGGAAGTTCCTCGTCGTCTCCTGCGCGGACTGCGGCTACTCGGAGCTGTACAAGGGCCAGTCGTCCGGGAACGCGATCGACTTCTTCCTCGGCTGA
- a CDS encoding SDR family NAD(P)-dependent oxidoreductase: MTRVAVIAGVGPTIGTAVARRFHDDGFAVALLARTEERVRTLADDLGDDAVAIPTDVTDEAAVRSAVERVRDELGPVEVLVSNAAAGGGNPVDDATADRLRELFDVRVAGSMACVRAALPDLRETEGTVLFSGTTYAEPPVTAQVE; the protein is encoded by the coding sequence ATGACGCGAGTCGCGGTGATCGCCGGCGTCGGCCCGACGATCGGGACCGCCGTCGCGCGGCGCTTCCACGACGACGGGTTCGCGGTCGCGCTGCTGGCGCGCACCGAGGAGCGCGTGCGGACGCTCGCCGACGACCTCGGGGACGACGCCGTCGCGATCCCGACCGACGTGACCGACGAGGCGGCGGTCCGTTCGGCGGTCGAGCGCGTTCGCGACGAGCTCGGTCCGGTCGAGGTACTCGTGTCGAACGCGGCGGCCGGCGGGGGTAACCCGGTCGACGACGCGACCGCCGACCGGCTCCGCGAGCTGTTCGACGTGCGCGTCGCCGGATCGATGGCGTGCGTCCGCGCCGCGCTGCCGGACCTCCGCGAGACCGAGGGGACGGTGCTTTTCAGCGGGACGACGTACGCGGAGCCGCCGGTGACGGCGCAGGTCGAGTGA
- the purB gene encoding adenylosuccinate lyase, giving the protein MTDDSDPTADNDGSAADNDGSAADNDGSAADDAIAGLSRSDPLAAVSPLDGRYAGRTAPLSPYASEAALMRARTRVEVEYLLALGGLDVTPIEFDEATEAALRGIYEGFSAEDARLIKELETEGAAGYDATNHDVKAVEYFLRVRLSELAEGGTGGETDAALDDAESLYPWIHFGLTSEDVNNLAQRLLVKPAVSEVIVPAVREVRDALVELAHDYRDTPMLARTHGQPATPTTFGKEMAVYAARLGRALGRVVVANEDLSGKLAGASGTFAAHRVAYPDVDWRGFSESFVRGLDLEHTALATQVNPCDDLAALFDALRGVNNVLLDLDLDAWLYVSDRYLGQEAVEGETGSSTMPHKVNPIDFENSEGNLSKANSDLTFLADYVTTSRLQRDLSDSTVKRNVGAALAHCLIGYSKAADGIGKVVPNEAVMREELDATPEVIGEAVQTILRREGDTEAYERVKALSRGRSVTLDDFRELFDELDVDESVREELKALTPAGYTGFADELVDEPGEADG; this is encoded by the coding sequence ATGACCGACGACTCCGACCCGACGGCCGACAACGACGGATCGGCGGCCGACAACGACGGATCGGCGGCCGACAACGACGGATCGGCGGCCGACGACGCCATCGCCGGACTGTCGCGCTCGGACCCGCTCGCGGCGGTCTCGCCGCTCGACGGCCGCTACGCCGGCCGGACCGCGCCGCTGTCGCCGTACGCGAGCGAGGCCGCGCTGATGCGCGCCCGGACCCGCGTCGAGGTCGAGTACCTGCTCGCGCTGGGGGGACTCGACGTGACGCCGATAGAGTTCGACGAGGCGACCGAGGCGGCGCTCCGCGGGATCTACGAGGGGTTCTCGGCCGAGGACGCGCGACTGATAAAGGAGTTAGAGACCGAGGGGGCCGCGGGGTACGACGCGACCAACCACGACGTGAAGGCGGTCGAGTACTTCCTCCGCGTCCGGCTGTCGGAACTGGCCGAGGGCGGGACCGGCGGGGAGACCGACGCCGCGCTCGACGACGCCGAGTCGCTGTACCCGTGGATCCACTTCGGGCTGACGAGCGAGGACGTGAACAACCTCGCGCAGCGGCTCCTCGTCAAGCCCGCGGTGAGCGAGGTGATCGTCCCCGCGGTCCGCGAGGTGCGCGACGCCTTGGTCGAGTTGGCGCACGACTACCGCGACACGCCGATGCTGGCGCGCACGCACGGCCAGCCCGCGACGCCGACCACGTTCGGCAAGGAGATGGCGGTGTACGCCGCGCGGCTCGGCCGCGCGCTGGGGCGGGTCGTCGTCGCGAACGAGGACCTCTCCGGCAAGCTCGCGGGCGCCTCGGGCACCTTCGCCGCCCACCGCGTCGCCTACCCCGACGTCGACTGGCGGGGGTTCTCCGAGTCGTTCGTGCGCGGCCTCGATCTCGAACACACCGCGCTCGCGACGCAGGTGAACCCCTGCGACGACCTCGCCGCGCTGTTCGACGCGCTCCGGGGCGTCAACAACGTCCTGCTCGATCTGGACCTGGACGCGTGGCTGTACGTCTCCGACCGCTACCTCGGGCAGGAGGCCGTCGAGGGCGAGACGGGGTCGTCGACGATGCCCCACAAGGTGAACCCGATCGACTTCGAGAACAGCGAGGGGAACCTCTCGAAGGCGAACTCGGATCTCACCTTCCTCGCGGACTACGTGACGACCTCGCGGCTCCAGCGCGACCTCTCCGACTCCACCGTCAAGCGCAACGTCGGCGCCGCCCTCGCGCACTGCCTCATCGGCTACTCGAAGGCCGCCGACGGGATCGGCAAGGTCGTCCCGAACGAGGCGGTGATGCGCGAGGAGCTGGACGCGACCCCCGAGGTGATAGGCGAAGCGGTCCAGACGATCCTGCGCCGAGAGGGCGACACCGAGGCCTACGAGCGCGTGAAGGCGCTCTCGCGCGGCCGGTCGGTGACGCTGGACGACTTCCGCGAGCTGTTCGACGAACTCGACGTCGACGAGTCGGTCCGCGAGGAGCTGAAGGCGCTGACGCCGGCGGGCTACACCGGGTTCGCCGACGAGCTGGTAGACGAACCGGGCGAAGCGGACGGGTAA
- the purH gene encoding bifunctional phosphoribosylaminoimidazolecarboxamide formyltransferase/IMP cyclohydrolase translates to MKIAGLASNRGRNLRHIADAAPGGAELSVVLTNREQAPVLEAATERRVPTEVVERDEGESREAHERRIVERLSDYDVDLVCLDGYMRVLTDAFLAAVPTTLNVHPSLLPSFPGTDAYEQVLEAGVRTTGCTVHVVTEEVDAGPVVTQEPIPVYEDDDADSLKARVLREAEFTAYPRAVRWFAEGRVTVERDADGAPVEVAVEGDVGGDFPERRFVSEERAASLRYGENPHQDAALYVDDGSEEASVVDAAQLNPGAKGMGYNNYNDADAALELVKEFDDPAAAVIKHTNPAGCAVGSDLADAYDRALRTDAKSAFGGIVALNRECDADTATAVADSFKEVVVAPGYTDSALDVLTEKKNLRVLDVGPLGEGDERFSERFTEKPVVGGRLVQERDRQSPSAEDLEFVTEREPTDEQVETMLFAWQTLKHVKSNGILFATGTETVGVGMGQVSRVDAVTLAAMKAEKDAEGKSAEGAVMASDAFFPFPDAVEEAADAGIEAIIQPGGSVNDEDVIAAADERDMAMAFTGSRCFRHD, encoded by the coding sequence ATGAAGATCGCGGGACTCGCGAGCAACCGAGGACGGAACCTCAGACACATCGCCGACGCCGCGCCCGGGGGGGCGGAGCTGTCGGTCGTCCTGACGAACCGCGAGCAGGCGCCCGTGTTGGAGGCCGCGACGGAGCGCCGCGTGCCGACCGAGGTCGTCGAGCGGGACGAGGGGGAGTCGCGGGAGGCACACGAGCGCCGGATCGTCGAGCGGCTGTCGGACTACGACGTCGACCTCGTCTGTCTGGACGGCTACATGCGCGTGCTGACGGACGCGTTCCTCGCCGCCGTCCCGACGACGCTGAACGTCCACCCCTCGTTGCTCCCGTCGTTCCCCGGCACGGACGCCTACGAGCAGGTGTTAGAGGCCGGCGTCCGCACGACCGGCTGTACGGTCCACGTCGTCACCGAGGAGGTCGACGCCGGCCCGGTCGTCACCCAGGAGCCGATCCCGGTGTACGAGGACGACGACGCCGACTCGCTGAAGGCGCGCGTCCTCCGCGAGGCCGAGTTCACGGCGTACCCGCGGGCCGTCCGCTGGTTCGCTGAGGGGCGCGTGACCGTCGAGCGCGACGCCGACGGCGCCCCCGTCGAGGTCGCGGTCGAGGGCGACGTGGGCGGCGACTTCCCGGAGCGACGCTTCGTCTCCGAGGAGCGCGCCGCCTCGCTGCGCTACGGCGAGAACCCGCACCAGGACGCCGCGCTGTACGTCGACGACGGCTCCGAGGAGGCGAGCGTCGTCGACGCCGCCCAGCTGAACCCCGGCGCGAAGGGGATGGGGTACAACAACTACAACGACGCCGACGCGGCCCTCGAGTTAGTCAAGGAGTTCGACGACCCCGCGGCCGCGGTGATCAAACACACCAACCCCGCTGGCTGCGCCGTCGGCTCGGACCTCGCGGACGCGTACGACCGCGCGCTGCGCACGGACGCGAAGTCGGCGTTCGGCGGCATCGTCGCCCTGAACCGCGAGTGCGACGCCGACACCGCGACCGCGGTGGCGGACTCGTTCAAGGAGGTCGTCGTCGCCCCCGGCTACACCGACAGCGCGCTCGACGTGCTCACGGAGAAGAAGAACCTCCGCGTGCTCGACGTCGGCCCGCTGGGCGAGGGCGACGAGCGCTTCTCCGAGCGGTTCACCGAGAAGCCGGTGGTCGGCGGCCGCCTCGTTCAGGAGCGCGACCGCCAGTCCCCGAGTGCGGAGGACCTGGAGTTCGTCACCGAGCGCGAGCCGACCGACGAGCAGGTCGAGACGATGCTGTTCGCGTGGCAGACGCTGAAACACGTGAAATCCAACGGCATCCTCTTCGCGACCGGCACCGAGACGGTCGGCGTCGGGATGGGGCAGGTGTCCCGCGTCGACGCCGTGACGCTCGCGGCGATGAAAGCCGAGAAGGACGCCGAGGGGAAGTCCGCCGAGGGCGCCGTGATGGCCTCGGACGCCTTCTTCCCGTTCCCGGACGCGGTCGAGGAGGCGGCCGACGCGGGCATCGAGGCGATAATCCAGCCCGGCGGCTCCGTCAACGACGAGGACGTGATCGCCGCGGCCGACGAGCGCGACATGGCGATGGCGTTCACCGGGTCGCGCTGCTTCCGGCACGACTAG
- a CDS encoding cytochrome P450 has protein sequence MSSAGPQGLQAVPEELHDREAWLDPFDWYERMREEAPVRYDPERRTWDVFRYEDVKRVLDDDDVFSADPEAADDFVEPEGPGEGLILDTMLFEDPPRHDELRNVVDEWFQPRTLADREPHFRDLAGELLDDAVGTGGQMDVVEDLAYPFPVAVIAELLGVPASDRDRFKTWSNTLVEAASDDESADAFAERQQQIQMEMAQYFLEMIEDRRENPQDDLLSVIVTAESDAGETLSREEALGMCILLLVAGNITTTNLIANAVRCFAEADGDLFDELRGDDRALTGAVEEVLRYRSPVQAMSRVATEDVTMRGETIEAGDRVIVWLGSANRDERQFEAADTFRPERSPTQHLGFGHGTHYCLGAPLARLEAKVGLSELLDRVENVRLAETSLQPTRSSFIYGVESLPIRYDERQ, from the coding sequence ATGAGTTCAGCAGGTCCCCAGGGGCTCCAAGCCGTTCCCGAAGAGCTACACGATCGCGAGGCGTGGCTCGACCCGTTCGACTGGTACGAGCGGATGCGTGAGGAGGCGCCGGTCCGCTACGACCCCGAGCGTCGCACGTGGGACGTCTTCCGGTACGAGGACGTGAAACGCGTCCTGGACGACGACGACGTGTTCTCGGCGGACCCGGAGGCGGCGGACGACTTCGTCGAACCCGAAGGGCCGGGAGAGGGGCTGATCCTCGATACGATGCTGTTCGAGGACCCGCCCCGTCACGACGAGCTGCGGAACGTCGTAGACGAGTGGTTCCAGCCCCGAACGCTCGCCGACCGCGAGCCTCACTTCCGAGACCTGGCGGGGGAGTTGCTCGACGACGCCGTCGGGACAGGCGGGCAGATGGACGTCGTCGAGGACCTCGCGTACCCGTTCCCGGTGGCGGTCATCGCCGAACTGCTCGGCGTCCCGGCGTCGGACCGCGACCGGTTCAAGACGTGGTCGAACACGCTCGTGGAGGCCGCGAGCGACGACGAGAGCGCGGACGCGTTCGCGGAGCGCCAGCAGCAGATCCAGATGGAGATGGCCCAGTACTTCCTGGAGATGATAGAAGACCGCCGCGAGAACCCCCAGGATGACCTCCTCTCCGTCATCGTCACCGCCGAGTCCGACGCGGGCGAGACGCTCTCTCGCGAGGAGGCGCTCGGGATGTGTATCCTGCTGCTCGTCGCGGGGAACATCACGACGACCAACCTCATCGCGAACGCGGTCCGGTGTTTCGCCGAGGCGGACGGGGACCTGTTCGACGAGCTACGCGGGGACGACCGCGCGCTCACGGGCGCCGTCGAGGAGGTGCTGCGATACCGGTCGCCGGTACAGGCCATGAGCCGGGTCGCCACCGAAGACGTGACGATGCGCGGCGAGACCATCGAAGCGGGCGACCGCGTCATCGTCTGGCTCGGCTCCGCGAACCGCGACGAGCGCCAGTTCGAAGCGGCGGACACGTTCCGACCGGAGCGATCGCCCACCCAGCATCTCGGATTCGGTCACGGGACGCACTACTGTCTTGGTGCGCCGCTCGCCCGACTCGAAGCCAAGGTCGGGCTGTCTGAGCTACTCGACCGCGTCGAGAACGTGCGGCTCGCGGAGACGTCCCTCCAGCCGACCCGAAGCTCGTTCATCTACGGCGTCGAGTCGCTCCCGATCCGATACGACGAGCGACAGTAG